A region of the Oceanihabitans sp. IOP_32 genome:
TACCGACAGGAAATACATCTGTTTTTTTATGCTGTGTAAATCTCATGTATAATTCCAAATTAGCAATGCAATGTCGCCTATAATTTGTTCTTTTACGCCCATATTTCGGAATAACATAAAACCATAACTTGGGCTATGCTTTGATTTTAGCTCACGTTCATATTATAGTAAAATAACGAGTTCGTGAATCTGCGATTTCTATTTCAACTGAACAAAAATTAATTCAAATAGAACATACCATATTTCAAAATTAAATAGGTATAACTAGAGTTCTTCTTAAGTATTTTCCAAACAGAATACGCAGGCGAACAACAATTTGTAAAATTTAAACTGTTGAAATTATTTATATTTTTTTTGGGAGTTTCGTTTTGTAAGAGAACACCTGAGTTGTTGTTAAGCTAAAACATACAATCTAAATTTAGACTTTTTAAATATCTAAATTAAATGTTTTCCGCAGTAGATCAATATTAGGGTTTTTAGATTTTAATTTTTCATATTTATCCATATCGGTATAAACATATTGTTTTTCTAAAACTTCGTTTACTGTTATGGATAGGTTAATATTATAATTATTTAATGTTTTTCTAATAAATGCTAATAAATCGTACTGCTGGCGTTCTACTTCCAGCTTATTGGTTGCGTTGGGAAATTCTAAATGAATGGTTGTTTCTTTTAGTTTTGGAGTATCTATAGATAAGACTGAGGCTAAGTTATGCTGTCCTTTGTCGCGTAGGTTTTTAATATACGTATTCCAGGTTTCTATTAATTGTTTTTCTGTAAAGTCTTGCGTAGGTAAATTTTCTTCATCTACCACAACATCTATTTGTCGTAATTGATGTTCTTTTTTAGCTTTTATACTACTTAAAGATAGTCCCGAAGTACGTTTATTACTTAGGTTTAAAGAAATTTTTGGTTGTTCTTTTACTTGTAAATGGGCTCCCTTGCTTGTCAAGTTTTCTTTTTCTGCATGATTATTTGATACTTTAGCTTTTAAAGTATCGTTAGCAGTTTGTTTTGACTGGACATTTACAGGAATAGGCGTGATCCCTTTATCTTTAAAATACGAGGGCGGTATTATATAATGTTTAGTGTTTTTTTTTTCTCCATCGAAAGTGATAGAGGCAAGCTGCATTAAACAAAGTTCAACGAGTAAGCGTTGGTTTTTGCTGGTCTTGTACTTTAAGTCGCAGTCGTTGGCGAGATTTATGCCATGCATTAAGAATTCTGGAGTGGCCTTTTGAGCTTGCTCTAAATATTTCTTCTTGGTCCGTTCGCCAACCTCAAGAAGGTTGATAG
Encoded here:
- the dnaX gene encoding DNA polymerase III subunit gamma/tau, which gives rise to MEHFVVSARKYRPQTFKDVVGQQAITNTLQNAIENNHLAQALLFTGPRGVGKTTCARILAKMINSDGGETGDEDFAFNIFELDAASNNSVDDIRSLTDQVRIPPQVGKYKVYIIDEVHMLSQAAFNAFLKTLEEPPKHCIFILATTEKHKIIPTILSRCQIFDFKRITVKDAKAYLKYIAEEQDITADDDALHIIAQKADGAMRDALSIFDRVVSFSGKNLTRQAVTENLNVLDYETYFTSTDLILENKIPDLLLQFNNTLSKGFDGQHYIAGLASHFRDLLVSKTPETINLLEVGERTKKKYLEQAQKATPEFLMHGINLANDCDLKYKTSKNQRLLVELCLMQLASITFDGEKKNTKHYIIPPSYFKDKGITPIPVNVQSKQTANDTLKAKVSNNHAEKENLTSKGAHLQVKEQPKISLNLSNKRTSGLSLSSIKAKKEHQLRQIDVVVDEENLPTQDFTEKQLIETWNTYIKNLRDKGQHNLASVLSIDTPKLKETTIHLEFPNATNKLEVERQQYDLLAFIRKTLNNYNINLSITVNEVLEKQYVYTDMDKYEKLKSKNPNIDLLRKTFNLDI